CGCGACGGTTGACTTGACGGGCCAGTTCACCCTTCGACCAGCCGCTCCGCACGAACCACGAGGCGAGCAACTCGTTCGGGCGCTTGTCCGCACCCGCAGCGCTACTTCCGCTTCCGCCGTTGCCGCTCACTGGAACGCCCCCATCCCTGAGACCACTTGTCACTGAGTGCGCCAAGCCTTATCAGAATGCCGGTAAATACGGCCCGCCGTACGGTACTTGTCACCCTTCGAACGGAATGGCGACTTGCCTCCGGCATACCCACAAGCGCATGTGCCTCCAGGACCCGCACACTCAAAGTAATCCTGCGATCACGGGTCCGGCCACGAGGATCCCGGAAACGCCACCATTCGCCACCCCTTCGAATGAACTCCCGGTGGCCTGGGCGCGATTCACTTGACATAGGACGGCCGGAAGTGGGCGGAGCGGAGCACTCAGGGGCGCACGCAGCCGAGCACACCACCCGGAGCACTTCCGGACCCCGGATGAATCGAGCGGCCGACGGGAAGCGGAAGTACGCAGAGTCACGTCGTTGGACCGCTGCGTAACCATCGGTGCGTCGGACCCGTTGGAGGGGGCATGGGCTTCACGATCGGCGGCATTCGCGAGATCCGCTCCGGCGCGCGCAGGCGCGGTCGCTCGTCCGAGTGCACCACCGTCGCCGAGTTCACGGGGCTCTGGGGCTGGGACGCGGTGCCCGGCGCACGGGCCGCCGCCGGCGTCTGCTCGTGCGGACGCCGCGACTGCCCGGAACCGGGCGCACATCCCCTGGGGTTCGCCCCCCGGGTCCCTGCCGGGGCCACTCTCGACGACGTGTGCAGGGCCTGGTCGGAGTTCCCGGGAGCCGCGGTCATGCTGCCCGTCGGGCGCGCGTTCGACGTGATCGAGGTCGCCGAGCCCGCCGGCCGCCGCGCCCTGGTCCGGCTGGAGCGCATGGGTCTCCCCCTCGGCCCGGTCACCGCCACCCCCGAGGGCCGCACCCAGTTCCTCGTCGCCCCCGGCGCCGCCGCCGAACTGACCGGCCTGCTCTACCGCATGGGCTGGGACGACCCGACCGCCCTCGATCTGCACGGCCTCGGTCCCGGTACGTACATCACGGCCCCGCCCTCCGACCGCGGCGGCCTCGGCCCGGTGCGCTGGCTGCGTCCCCCCGCCCTGGACTCGGCGACCCGCCCCCCGCAGGCCCGCCTGCTGCTGGGCACACTCGCCTACGTCGCCCACCGGTCACGGGCCTAGGGGCCTGTCGTTCGGATCAAGTCGCGGGTCGCGGGGTGTGGCACGCACATCTGCCATCTGCGGCGTTGTCGTCGGTCGCCGACTCCCCCACTCTCGGCTTCGCTCGACCGGGGGACCCCCATCGCGTCGACTCCCTCCGCCGCCTTGCAGCTGCACGCACCACACCCCGCTCGGGCCGGCCCACAAGGCACCGTAAGTCAGGCCGACCTGAGCCGAACGACAGGCCTTGGCCCCGACCTGGGCCCGGCCCAGCCCCCGTCCGGCGGGCCCGTCCGGCCGCCGCGGAACGCGCGGCGGGGACGGCCGGCAGCCGGATCGCCACGGCGGCGTGGTCCGGGCACGAAATGCGGCAGCGCCCGCTCCCACTGCACCTGGGGCGGGCGCTGCTCGCGTCCGTAACACGTGTGACGGCAGGCTGGTCAGTCCCCGATCAGGGCGTCGACGAACGCCTCCGGCTCGAACGGCGCCAGGTCGTCCGCGCCCTCGCCGAGTCCGATCAGTTTGACCGGGACGCCCAGCTCGCGCTGGACCGCGACCACGATGCCGCCCTTCGCCGTACCGTCCAGCTTGGTCAGGACGATGCCGGTGATGTCCACGACCTCGGCGAAGACTCGTGCCTGGACGAGCCCGTTCTGCCCGGTGGTGGCGTCGAGGACGAGCAGTACCTCGTCGAGCGGCGCGTGCTTCTCGACGACCCGCTTGACCTTGCCGAGCTCGTCCATGAGCCCGGTCTTGGTGTGCAGCCGCCCGGCGGTGTCGATGAGGACGACGTCCACCCCCATCTCCTTGCCCTCCTTCACCGCGTCGAACGCGACGGAGGCGGGGTCGCCGGCCTCGGGTCCGCGCACGGTGTGGGCGCCGACGCGCTCGCCCCAGGTCTGGAGCTGGTCGGCCGCCGCGGCCCGGAAGGTGTCGGCGGCGCCGAGGACGACAGTGCGCCCGTCGGCCACCAGCACGCGCGCGAGCTTGCCCGTGGTGGTGGTCTTGCCGGTGCCGTTGACCCCGACGACCATCACGATGCCCGGCTTGCGCTCCGCGGGCTCGGTCCGCACGGTGCGGTCGACCTCGGTGCCGACCAGCTTGAGCAGCTCATCGCGGAGCAGGCCGCGCAGCTCCTCGGGGGTGCGGGTGCCGAGCACCTTGACGCGCTCACGCAGCCGCTCGACCAGCTCCTGGGTGGGCTGCACACCGACGTCGGCGGTGAGCAGGGTGTCCTCGATCTCCTCCCAGGTGTCCTCGTCGAGGTGCTCGCGCGAGAGCAGCGTGAGCAGGCCCTTGCCGAGGGCGTTCTGGGAGCGGGACAGGCGGGCGCGGAGGCGGACCAGCCGCCCCTCGGTGGGTTCCGGGATCTCGATCCCCGGAGCCTCGACGACGGGGGGCTCCTCGACGGCGGTGCCGGTCGAGGAGCCGTCGGGAAGATCCACCTCCTCGATGGTGCGGCGCGGTTCGTCGCGCGGCGTCTCGGCCTCGTCGCCGACCTGGGGCTCGGCCGGCGGGGCGGTGATGTCGGGCGCGGTGGGGGGCGGTGGCGGCAGCGACTTCGTCCGTCGGCTGCCGACGACGAGACCGCCCAGCACACCGAGCACGACCACGGCGATGACTACAGCAAGGATGACGGTTTCCATAACAAGGCCAGTATGCGTGACCCCCCTCCCGCCGAGGCGGGCGGCAGCCCGGGCGAACGGCGGCGAACGTCCCCTCCTCTCCGACCGTGCGCTACCCCTGGTTACCTGACGAGGTGTCAGCTAACGTCCTCCCGCATCGGCATCCACCCGCCCGGCGAAGGGGGCTCCTCCATGCCCGTCACCGTCGTCCGTTTCAATCTCGTCGCGCCCGGTGCGACCCCCGCCGAGCTCGGGCGTCGTTACCGGGCCGCTCTGGAGATGGCCGCGTACGCCGACGAGTGCGGGGTCACGACCGTGCAGACCGAGGAGCACCACGGAGCCGAGAACAACTGGCTGCCCTCGCCGTTCGCCTTCGCGGGCGCCGTGCTCGGCGCGACCCGGCGGCTCGCGGTCACGGTCTCGGCGGTGATCGGCCCGCTGCACGACCCGCTGCGGCTGGCCGAGGACATCGCGGTCCTCGACCTGCTGAGCGGCGGCCGGCTGGTCACGGTCGCCGGGATCGGGTACCGGCCCGAGGAGTACGAGCGGGCGGGAGTGGACTGGAAGCGGCGCGGGCGGCTCCAGGACGAGCTGCTCGACACCCTGCTCAAGGCGTGGACCGGCGAGGAGTTCGCGTACCGGGGCCGTACGGTACGGGTCACCCCGCGCCCGTCCTCCGAGCCGCACCCCCTGCTGCTGGTCGGCGGTTCCTCCGAGGCAGCCGCCCGCCGGGCCGCCCGGTTCGGCCTGCCCTTCTTCCCGAGCGCGCACCTTCCGGAGCTGGAGGCGTACTACAAGGAGCGGCTCGTGGAGTACGGGACGGAGGGCTGGACGATGATGCCCGCGGCCGAGACCCCGCTGCTGCACATCGCCGAGGATCCCGACCGGGCGTGGGCCGAGTACGGCGAACACTTCCTGCACGAGGCGCGGACGTACGCCTCCTGGCAGTCGGGTGAGATCCGTTCGGCGGTGCGGTCGGCGGCGGGCAGCGTCCGGGAACTGCGGGCCGAGGGGGTCTACCGGATCCTGACGCCGGACGAGTGCGTGGAGCAGGGGCTCGACAGCCTCGTGCTGCATCCGCTGGCGGGCGGGATGCCGACGGCGGAGGGGTGGCGCGGTCTGCGGCTGTTCTGCGAGAACGTGCTGCCCCGGCTCGGCTGAGCCGGGGCTGCACGTTCCACGGGGGCCGAGAAGGGGGCGGCGGGGACTGGCCCGGCTCCTCGGGTTCAGGGGCCTCCTGGGGAGGCTCAGCCCATCTCCTCCAGCGCCTTGCCCTTCGTCTCCTTGACGTACTTCAGGACGAACGGGATGGAGAGCGCGGCGAAGACCGTGTAGATCACATAGGTCGCGGAGAGGTTCCAGTCGGCCAGCGACGGGAAGCTCGCGGTGATGGCCCAGTTGGCGATCCACTGCGCGGAGGCGGCCACGCCGAGGGCGGCGGCACGGATCCGGTTGGGGAACATCTCGCCGAGGAAGACCCAGACGACCACGCCCCAGGACAGGGCGAAGAAGAGGACGAAGACGTGGGCGGCGATCAGGGCGATCCAGCCCTGCGTGGCCGGCAGTTTGCCGTCGACCAGGTCGAAGGAGAACGCCCAGGCCTCCAGTGCGAGGCCGACGACCATGCCGACGGATCCGATGAGGGCGAGCGGCCTGCGGCCGACGCGGTCCACGAAGATCATCGCGATCACGGTGCCGATGATGTTGATGATGGACGTCGTGAAGGAGTAGAAGAACGAGTCCGTCGGGTCTACGCCGACCGACTGCCACAGCGTCGAGGAGTAGTAGAACGCGACGTTGATGCCGACGAACTGCTGGAAGACCGACAGGCCGATACCGACCCAGACGATCGGCTTGAAGAAGAAGGAGCCGCCGAGCAGGTCCTTGAACGTGGACTTGTGCTCGCTCTTCATCGCGTGCTCGATCTCGGCGACGCGGGCGTCCAGGTCGATCCTGTCACCCTCGACCTCTTCGAGGATGCCGCGGGCGCGCTCGCGCTTGCCGACGGAGATCAGGAAGCGCGGGGACTCGGGGATGGCGAAGGAGAGCAGGCCGTAGAGGACCGCCGGGACCACCATGACGCCCAGCATGACCTGCCAGGCCTCCAGGCCCATGAGCTTGCCGCGCTGGTCGCCGCCCGCGGAGTTCAGCAGACCCCAGTTGACCAGCTGCGAGATCGCGATGCCGATGACGATCGCGGCCTGCTGGAAGGAGCCGAGGCGGCCGCGGTAGGCGGGCGGGGCGACCTCCGCGATGTAGGCGGGGCCGATCACGGAGGCCATGCCGATGGCGAAGCCGCCGACGACCCGCCACAGGGCGAAGTCCCAGAGGGAGAAGGGCAGGGCCGAGCCGACGGCGCTGACGGTGAACAGCACGGCGGCGATCTGCATGACCCGGATGCGGCCGATGCGGTCGGCCATGCGGCCGGCGGTCGCGGCTCCGATGGCGCAGCCGATCAGGGCGATGGCGATGACCTGTGCCAGGGCCGCGGAACCGACGTCGTAGCGGTCCCGGATGGCCTCGACGGCGCCGTTGATGACGGAGCTGTCGTAGCCGAAGAGGAAGCCGCCCATCGCGGCCGCCGCCGCGATGAAGATGACGTGCCCGAGATGATCGGGATGAGCCGTGCCGGCTCCTGACTTGTGTGCCTGCTCTGTGCTGGTCACGTTCAACTCCTCGGGCCGTCGGCAACGCCGCCGACGGGATCAACCGCTCCAGATAGGTGGTACCTGAAGGTAAAAGCAACGGTGCCGAGACTATTCCTTCAAGTGTCGAAGTCAAGAGGGGGTGACTGTGACCCTTCAGTGCGTGCGTGCAGGAAATGTGTTCAACTCTTGAAGAGACGCTCGGAGCTTTACTCCGGTTACCCCGCCACGGGCGTTTCAGCGCAGGCGCTGGCTGATGACCTTCGACACACCGTCGCCCTGCATGGAGACGCCGTACAGCGCGTCGGCGACCTCCATCGTGCGCTTCTGGTGCGTGATCACGATCAGCTGCGAGGACTCCTGAAGCTCCTCCATGATGCGGATCAGCCGCTGGAGGTTGGTGTCGTCGAGAGCGGCCTCGACCTCGTCCATGACGTAGAACGGGCTGGGCCGGGCCTTGAAGATGGCCACCAGCATGGCGACGGCCGTCAGCGACCGCTCGCCGCCTGAGAGCAGGCTGAGCCGCTTGACCTTCTTGCCCGGCGGACGGGCCTCCACGTCGACGCCCGTGGTGAGCATGTTGTCGGGGTCGGTCAGGATCAGCCGTCCCTCGCCACCCGGGAAGAGCCGTCCGAACACGCCCTCGAACTGCTGGGCGGTGTCCCGGAACGCCTCGGTGAAGACCTGCTCGACCCGCTCGTCGACCTCCTTCACCACCTGAAGGAGGTCGGTGCGGGTCTTCTTGAGGTCCTCCAGCTGCTCGCTGAGGAACTTGTGACGCTCCTCCAGCGCGGAGAACTCCTCCAGGGCCAGCGGGTTCACCTTGCCGAGCTGCTGATAGGCGCGTTCGGCCGCCTTCAGCCGCTTCTCCTGCTCGGCCCGCAGGAACCGCCTCGGCTGGTTGCGCGGGTCCTCGGGATCCTCCGGCAGCACCTCTCCCTCGGCGGGCGGCGAGGGCGGCACCGGCTGGTGCGGCCCGTACTCGGAGACGAGTCCCGCGGGCTCCACCCCGAGCTCCTCCAGCGCCTTGGTCTCCAGTTGCTCGATCCGCATCCGCTTCTCGGCCCCGAGCACCTCGCCCCGGTGGACGGAGTCCGTCAGCTTGTCGAGTTCGGCCTTGAGGTCGCGTCCGGCGGTGCGGGCGGCGGACAGCTCCTGCTCGCGCCGCGCCTTGGCCGCGTCGGCGGCGACCCGCTCCGCCTCGGCCCGCCCGACGGACACCTCGACGTGCGCGAGCAGCTGCCGCGCGCCGGAGGCCACGGCCTCCGCGACGGCGGCCTCGTGACGCAGCCGTGCCTGCCGCTGTTCGGCACGCGCGCGTGCCTCTCGTTCCGCTCGCGCGGCCCGGTCCAGCGAGTCGGCACGTCCGGACAGCCCCTTCACCCGCTCCTCGTGCGTACGGACCTGGAGCCGGGCCTCCATCTCGGTCTGCCGGGCGTTGGCCCCGTCGGCGGCCAGCCGGTCCCGCGCGGAGGTGTCGGGCTCCTCCTCGACCGGCATCTCCTCGGCGACGGCCAGCCGTTCGGCGAGCTCCTCCGCCTCCTCGACGGCCCGGTCCAGCGCGTCCTGCGCCCGCGCCGCGGCCGCCGTGGACCGCTCGGCCTCACCGGCGGCGCCCCGCGCCTGTCCCGCGAGCCGCCCGAGCTGCTGGGCCACGGCCGACTTCTCCCGGTCGGCGGCCCGCCGCCGCTCCCCCAGTTCCTCGACGAGCGCGGCGCACTCCCTGCGCCGCTCCCCGGCCGCCTGCTGCGCCCCGGTCAGCTCCTCGCAGCGCACGGCCAGCTCCTCGAGCTCGGCGGCGGCCTCGTCCACGGACGCCTGCACCTCCAGCAGGCTGGGCGCGCCGGCGGACCCGCCGTGCGCGAAGTGTGCGCTCAGCAGGTCGCCCTCGGCGGTGACGGCGGTGAGCTCGGGGCGGGCGTAGACGAGATCCTCGGCGTCCTCCAGCGTGCCGACGACGACGATCCCCCGCAGGAGTCGCCGTACGGCGGGCAGGAGTTCGGCGGGGGCCCGAACGAGATCGGCGGCGTGACGCGGCCCGTCGGTCTCCTGCGGCTCCTGGGGTACGTCGTCCGGAGCACCGCTCAGCAGCAGCGCGGCCCGCCCCCCGTCCTGCTTGCGCAGAAGGCGGATCGCCTCGGCGGCGGCGGACGGGGTGGTCACGGCGAGTGCGTCCGCCGCCGCCCCGAAAGCCGCCGCGAGCGCGACCTCGTACCCCTGCGTCACCGTGAGCAGTTCGGCCGCCGGGCCCAGCAGGCCGTTCAGCCGGTCCCGTGCGCCGAGCAGCGCGCCCGTGCCGTCCTTGCGGCGCAGGCCCATGGCCAGGGCCTCGTGACGGGCCCGGGTCGCGGCGCGGCTGCGTTCGGCCGCCGTGGCCGCCTCGCGGGCGGCGGTGAGGGCGGCCTCCGCCTCGGCGAGCCGGTGCCTGGCCGTCTCGTGCCGCTCGCCGAGCTCCTGGTCATCGGCGTCGAGGCCGTCGACCTCCGCCTTGAGCGTCTCGTACTCCTCCTGCGCGGTGACGGCCCGTTCCTGGGCCTCGTCGCGGGCGGCGGCCAGCCGGTCGATCTCGGCCCGGGCGGAGGCAGCGCGCGAGCGTGCCGCGTTGACCTGGCCGCCCAGCCGGGCCAGGCCCTCGCGGCGGTCGGCGATGGCCCGGGCGACGTCCTTCAGCCGCCGTTCCTCGAGGGCGAGCTCCCGCTCCAGGTCGGCACGGTGGGCGACGGTGTCGTCCAGCGCGTGCTGGGCCGCTTCCAGGGCGGCCTCCAGTTCGGCCTCCTGCTCGCGGACGCGGGCGGCCTCGCGTTCCATGTCCTCGGGGTCGCGGCCGCGGCGCTCCTCGGGCGGCGCGGAGGTGGCGCTCTTCACGCGCGCGTCGGCGAGCGAGATCGTGCCGCGGACGCGTTCGGCGAGCTGGGACAGCTCGTACCAGGTCTGCTGGGCGCGCTGGAGGCGCGGTGCGAGCCTGCGGACCTCGTCCTCGAGCAGTGCCTCCCGCTGGAGGGCCTTGCGCAGGTCCTGCTCGGCGGCTTCCTTGCGCTCCTTGAGGGCAGCCTCGTCGGCGACCTCTCCCCTCAGGGCCTCACGCAGAGTTACGAGATCGTCGGCGAGGAGGCGCAGGCGGGCGTCGCGCAGATCGGCCTGGATGACGGCGGCGCGGCGGGCGACGGCGGCCTGACGGCCGAGGGGCTTGAGCTGGCGCCGCAGTTCGTCGGTCAGATCCTGCACGCGCGCGAGGTTCGCCTGCATCGCGTCCAGTTTCCTGAGCGCTTTCTCCTTGCGCTTGCGGTGCTTGAGGACGCCCGCGGCCTCCTCGATGAAGGCGCGGCGGCCCATGGGGTCGGCGTGCAGGACGGAGTCGAGCTGGCCCTGGCCGACGATCACGTGCATCTCACGGCCGATGCCGGAGTCGGACAGCAGGTCCTGGATGTCGAGGAGCCGGCAGGTGTCGCCGTTGATCTGGTATTCGCTGCCGCCGTTGCGGAACATGATCCGCGTGATGGTGACCTCGGCGTACTCGATGGGCAGCGCCCCGTCGGAGTTGTCGATGGTCAGGGACACCTCCGCGCGGCCCAGCGGAGGGCGGCCGGTGGTGCCGGCGAAGATGACGTCCTCCATCTTCCCGCCGCGCAGCGACTTGGCGCCCTGCTCGCCCATGACCCAGCTGAGCGCGTCGACGACGTTGGACTTGCCCGAGCCGTTCGGCCCGACGACACAGGTGATCCCCGGTTCGAACCTGAGCGTGGTCGCAGAGGCGAACGACTTGAACCCCCGCAGGGTCAGGGCCTTGAGGTGCACGGCGCTGGACTCTACCTTCCGGGGGTGTCTCACTCCATGAACCCGCGGTTTCACCCATGAACGCGCAGGGCACACCAAACGTTAAGAGACTGAGAGGGTGCACGGGGGAGCAAAACAGCGGGGGCGGCGGCAGCGAAGACGGGGGAAAGAAAGAAGGGACGCCGAAGCGTCCCTTGCAAACTCTGACAACTTAGCGGTCCGACGCGGTTGAGACGAGCCGCCCGACCACTGCGTGTGCCGTTGTGCAGCGGTGCAGCGATCAGGTGAGCGCAGGCTCCGCCTGGCGTGCGTCGATGCTCTCCAGAAGCGATTCGTGAGAAGCGGCAGCCGTCAGCGCGTCGTTCTCGGCCTGGATCCGTCCGAGCTCGGATTCCAGATCCTGTACACGCTGCTGGAGCCGT
This Streptomyces sp. NBC_00377 DNA region includes the following protein-coding sequences:
- a CDS encoding LLM class flavin-dependent oxidoreductase, translating into MPVTVVRFNLVAPGATPAELGRRYRAALEMAAYADECGVTTVQTEEHHGAENNWLPSPFAFAGAVLGATRRLAVTVSAVIGPLHDPLRLAEDIAVLDLLSGGRLVTVAGIGYRPEEYERAGVDWKRRGRLQDELLDTLLKAWTGEEFAYRGRTVRVTPRPSSEPHPLLLVGGSSEAAARRAARFGLPFFPSAHLPELEAYYKERLVEYGTEGWTMMPAAETPLLHIAEDPDRAWAEYGEHFLHEARTYASWQSGEIRSAVRSAAGSVRELRAEGVYRILTPDECVEQGLDSLVLHPLAGGMPTAEGWRGLRLFCENVLPRLG
- a CDS encoding bifunctional DNA primase/polymerase codes for the protein MGFTIGGIREIRSGARRRGRSSECTTVAEFTGLWGWDAVPGARAAAGVCSCGRRDCPEPGAHPLGFAPRVPAGATLDDVCRAWSEFPGAAVMLPVGRAFDVIEVAEPAGRRALVRLERMGLPLGPVTATPEGRTQFLVAPGAAAELTGLLYRMGWDDPTALDLHGLGPGTYITAPPSDRGGLGPVRWLRPPALDSATRPPQARLLLGTLAYVAHRSRA
- a CDS encoding sugar porter family MFS transporter, whose translation is MTSTEQAHKSGAGTAHPDHLGHVIFIAAAAAMGGFLFGYDSSVINGAVEAIRDRYDVGSAALAQVIAIALIGCAIGAATAGRMADRIGRIRVMQIAAVLFTVSAVGSALPFSLWDFALWRVVGGFAIGMASVIGPAYIAEVAPPAYRGRLGSFQQAAIVIGIAISQLVNWGLLNSAGGDQRGKLMGLEAWQVMLGVMVVPAVLYGLLSFAIPESPRFLISVGKRERARGILEEVEGDRIDLDARVAEIEHAMKSEHKSTFKDLLGGSFFFKPIVWVGIGLSVFQQFVGINVAFYYSSTLWQSVGVDPTDSFFYSFTTSIINIIGTVIAMIFVDRVGRRPLALIGSVGMVVGLALEAWAFSFDLVDGKLPATQGWIALIAAHVFVLFFALSWGVVVWVFLGEMFPNRIRAAALGVAASAQWIANWAITASFPSLADWNLSATYVIYTVFAALSIPFVLKYVKETKGKALEEMG
- the ftsY gene encoding signal recognition particle-docking protein FtsY gives rise to the protein METVILAVVIAVVVLGVLGGLVVGSRRTKSLPPPPPTAPDITAPPAEPQVGDEAETPRDEPRRTIEEVDLPDGSSTGTAVEEPPVVEAPGIEIPEPTEGRLVRLRARLSRSQNALGKGLLTLLSREHLDEDTWEEIEDTLLTADVGVQPTQELVERLRERVKVLGTRTPEELRGLLRDELLKLVGTEVDRTVRTEPAERKPGIVMVVGVNGTGKTTTTGKLARVLVADGRTVVLGAADTFRAAAADQLQTWGERVGAHTVRGPEAGDPASVAFDAVKEGKEMGVDVVLIDTAGRLHTKTGLMDELGKVKRVVEKHAPLDEVLLVLDATTGQNGLVQARVFAEVVDITGIVLTKLDGTAKGGIVVAVQRELGVPVKLIGLGEGADDLAPFEPEAFVDALIGD
- the smc gene encoding chromosome segregation protein SMC, which gives rise to MHLKALTLRGFKSFASATTLRFEPGITCVVGPNGSGKSNVVDALSWVMGEQGAKSLRGGKMEDVIFAGTTGRPPLGRAEVSLTIDNSDGALPIEYAEVTITRIMFRNGGSEYQINGDTCRLLDIQDLLSDSGIGREMHVIVGQGQLDSVLHADPMGRRAFIEEAAGVLKHRKRKEKALRKLDAMQANLARVQDLTDELRRQLKPLGRQAAVARRAAVIQADLRDARLRLLADDLVTLREALRGEVADEAALKERKEAAEQDLRKALQREALLEDEVRRLAPRLQRAQQTWYELSQLAERVRGTISLADARVKSATSAPPEERRGRDPEDMEREAARVREQEAELEAALEAAQHALDDTVAHRADLERELALEERRLKDVARAIADRREGLARLGGQVNAARSRAASARAEIDRLAAARDEAQERAVTAQEEYETLKAEVDGLDADDQELGERHETARHRLAEAEAALTAAREAATAAERSRAATRARHEALAMGLRRKDGTGALLGARDRLNGLLGPAAELLTVTQGYEVALAAAFGAAADALAVTTPSAAAEAIRLLRKQDGGRAALLLSGAPDDVPQEPQETDGPRHAADLVRAPAELLPAVRRLLRGIVVVGTLEDAEDLVYARPELTAVTAEGDLLSAHFAHGGSAGAPSLLEVQASVDEAAAELEELAVRCEELTGAQQAAGERRRECAALVEELGERRRAADREKSAVAQQLGRLAGQARGAAGEAERSTAAAARAQDALDRAVEEAEELAERLAVAEEMPVEEEPDTSARDRLAADGANARQTEMEARLQVRTHEERVKGLSGRADSLDRAARAEREARARAEQRQARLRHEAAVAEAVASGARQLLAHVEVSVGRAEAERVAADAAKARREQELSAARTAGRDLKAELDKLTDSVHRGEVLGAEKRMRIEQLETKALEELGVEPAGLVSEYGPHQPVPPSPPAEGEVLPEDPEDPRNQPRRFLRAEQEKRLKAAERAYQQLGKVNPLALEEFSALEERHKFLSEQLEDLKKTRTDLLQVVKEVDERVEQVFTEAFRDTAQQFEGVFGRLFPGGEGRLILTDPDNMLTTGVDVEARPPGKKVKRLSLLSGGERSLTAVAMLVAIFKARPSPFYVMDEVEAALDDTNLQRLIRIMEELQESSQLIVITHQKRTMEVADALYGVSMQGDGVSKVISQRLR